A single window of Oncorhynchus clarkii lewisi isolate Uvic-CL-2024 chromosome 10, UVic_Ocla_1.0, whole genome shotgun sequence DNA harbors:
- the LOC139418883 gene encoding DNA repair protein complementing XP-A cells homolog produces the protein MDLLEPPTPVKDNASSPSESKAKNCDLTPAMRAKIERNRQRALMLRQARLASRPSAGEGGGTSAKVAKIVDSGGGFFIDEEEEGQEEQRTKEVVHQPAPVIEADYLLCDDCDKPFMDSYLSNGFDLAVCDNCRDNEVKHKLISRTEAKQLYLLKDCDLDQREPVLRFVLRKNPHNPHWGDMKLYLKLQVEKRSLEVWGSEEALEEAKEAREENREVQKQKRFNKKVKELRRAVRSSVWTKDTSAHQHEYGPEEIVDEEEDLYRKVCNTCGHELTYEKM, from the exons ATGGATCTGTTGGAGCCTCCCACGCCGGTGAAGGATAATGCTTCCTCTCCTTCGGAGTCCAAAGCCAAGAACTGCGATCTGACCCCCGCAATGAGAGCCAAGATCGAACGAAACAGACAGCGGGCTCTGATGCTGAGGCAAGCCCGACTGGCCAGCAGACCATCAGCAGGAGAAGGGGGTGGAACCTCGGCTAAAGTCGCTAAGATAGTCGACTCTGGAGGAGGTTTCTTCattgatgaagaagaggagggacaggaggagcaAAGGACAAAGGAAGTGGTGCATCAACCAG CCCCGGTGATAGAGGCAGACTATCTGCTGTGTGATGACTGTGACAAGCCGTTTATGGATTCCTACCTTAGCAACGGCTTTGATCTGGCAGTCTGTGACAACTGCAG AGACAACGAGGTGAAACACAAGCTGATATCCCGTACGGAGGCTAAGCAGCTCTACCTACTGAAGGACTGTGACCTGGACCAGAGGGAGCCAGTGCTGAGGTTTGTCCTGAGGAAGAACCCACACAACCCTCACTGGGGAGACATGAAACTCTACCTCAAGCTGCAG GTGGAGAAGCGCTCCTTAGAGGTCTGGGGCTCTGAGGAGGCCCTGGAGGAGGCCAAGGAGgccagagaggagaacagggaggtGCAGAAGCAGAAGCGCTTCAACAAAAAGGTTAAAG AGCTCCGCCGTGCAGTGAGGAGCAGCGTGTGGACAAAGGACACCAGTGCTCACCAGCACGAGTACGGCCCTGAGGAGATagtggatgaagaggaggatcTCTACAGGAAGGTCTGTAACACCTGCGGACATGAACTGACCTATGAGAAGATGTAG